GCTCGAAGGCgaacgcctggtggccgggcctgcatgCATGGGGCCcagtcgggcgcagcccgaaaggacatcGTGGGGccccccttcccatgggctcaccacctgtgggagggtccataggggacgggtgcattgtgagctgggcggtggccaaaggcggggaccttggcgatccgatccccggctagagaagctggctcttgggacgtggaatctcacctctctggcagggaaggagcctgaactggtgtgtgaggtcgagaagttacgactagatatagtcgggctcacctccacacacagcttgggctctggtaccagtcctctcgagaggagttgcactctcttccactctggagttgcccatggtgagagacgccgagcaggtgtgggtatacttatagccccccggcttggcacctttacattggggttcaccccggtggacgagagggtagcctcttGTGCAATTTcatccgggattattaaagtatctatctatctatcactctgccttcgggtggggggacggatcctgactgttgtttgtgtttatgcaccaaacagcagttcagagtacccaccctttttggagtccttggagggggtgctggagagcgctcccactggggactctcatcgttctgctgggggacttcaatgctcacatgggcaatgacagtgagaccttatgttcagacataagggtgtccatatgtgcacttggcaccaggacaccctagacCGCAGTTCGatgactttgtggtcgtgtcatcggacttgcggccgcatgtttTGGACAcacgggtgaagagaggggcggagctgtgaaccgatcaccacctggtggtgtgttggcttcgatggtgggggaagataccggtccgacctggcagaccctaACGTATTGTGATGGTCTGCTGGGACagctggcggaatcccctgtcagaaggagtttcaactcccacctccggcagaacttcacccacgtccagggggaggcaggggacatcgagtctgagtggaccatgttccgcgcctccattgtcgaggcagccgaccgcagctgtggccgtaaggtggttggtgcctgtcgtggcggcaaccccacaacccgttggtggacatcggcagtaagggatgccgtcaagctgaagaaggagtcctatcgggcctttttggccggtgggactcctgaggcagctgatgggtaccggctggccaagcggaatgcagctttagtggttgctgaggcaaaaacttggatgtgggaggagttcggtgaggccttggaagAAGACTTCCAGATGGCTTagaggaaattctggtccaccatcagacgtctcaggagggggaagcagtgcagcatcaacactgtgtatagtggtgatggggcactgctgacctcaacttgggacgttgtgactcggtggggagaatacttcgaagacctcctcaattccgcagacacgccttcccatgaggaagcagagtctgggttctctgagacgggctctcctatctctggggttgaggtcaccgaggtggttaaaaagctccgcCCGTAGTTcgtaaaggctctggatgttgtagggctgtcctggttgaaaCGCCTCTGCGACATCACgtggacgtcggggacagtgcctctggattggcagactggggtggtggtccccctttttaagaagggggaccggagggtgtgttccaactacaggggatcacactccttagcctccctggcaaggtctactcaggggttctggagaggagggtccatcaggaagtcgaatctcggattcaggaggagcagtgtggttttcgtcctggccgtggaacagtggaccagctctacaacCTCCGCAgagtccttgagggggcatgggagttcccccaaccagtctacatgtgttttgtggacttggagaaggcgttcgaccgtgttccttgGGGGGTTCTGTGGAAGGTgtttcgggagtatggggtaccgaaccccttgataagggctgttcggtccctgtacgaccgatgtcagagtttggtccgcattgccggcagtaagtcggattcatttccagtgagggttggactccgccaaggctgccctttgtcaccgattctgttcataacttttatggacagaatttctggGAGCAGCCAAGGCATTGAGAGTGTCCGGTtcggtggcctcagtattgcgtctctgctttttgcagatgacgtggtgctgttggcttcatcaagccgtgatctccaactctcactggagtgGTTCGCAGTCGAGTGTGAagtggttgggatgagaatcagcacctccaaatctgagaccttggtcctcagtcggaaaagggtggagtgccctctccaggttggggatgagatcctgccccaagtggaggagttcaagtatctcggggtctcgttcacgagtgaggggacgatggaacgggagattgaCAGGCGGATCgatgcagcgtctgcagtgatgtatCGGACTGTATCGGTccatcgtggtgaagaaggagctgagccaaaaggcaaagctctcaatttaccggtcgatctacgttcctgccctctcCTATGGTCACGaactgtgggtcgtgaccgaaagaacgagaccccggatacaagcggccgaaatgagtttcctccgcagggtgtccgggctctcccttagagataggctGACAAGTTCGGTCATccaggagggactcagagtcgagcagTCCTCTGCATCGAGAgtagccagatgaggtggctcgggcatctggttaggatgcctcctggacgcctccctggtgaggtgttctgggtacgtcctaccgggaggaggccccggggacgacccaggacatgctgcagagactatgtctcccggctggcctgggaaggCCTTGGGATTCTCTCGgtggagctggacgaagtggctagggagagggaagtctgggcttccctgcttaagctgctgccccgaccccagataagcggaagtggatggatggatggatggatggatggatggatggctggtgTTCTGTCACTACTGTTATGGAATACAGTATCAATACAGGTGAAGTCTGATTTATGATGGAGTGTCTCATTACCTGCCCTCTATCAGATCCGTATGCAGTCATGCGTCCTTGCTGGTGGTGTTGCTGTTGGGGTTTCTTTGCCAGGGATTGATCACCCTTGGGAAGCCATGATAATTGgatttgctgctgctgttgtatCAACCATTGGACATCGATACCTTAAGGTTTTGATCACTACATGGGGATTTATCCTTTCATTGAATAATTTTTGCATCAGAACTCCTCATAAGCTTGTATTTTCTAGATGCACATGATGCTTGCATATCAGTGCCATGACACATGCACTATCCTGAGCACATACGGACTCCCTGGTCTTCTGGGATGGTTAGCACAACTCCTCCTACAGATTAGACACTGTGACGATCATACCATGTAAGAATGCATTTGCATTACACTACATTAATTACACAGGTTGTCATACATGAAACAAGCTGTGTAAATGCTCCTTATTTTGCAGAGCAGTCCGCTTTGCTGTGTTTCACATTTGTACCCTTCTCATCACCATCACACTAAGCCTGTCAATGGGAATTATTACAGGTGAGGTTGACAAGCATGTGAATCATTAGTGTATTCAACAGTATGTCGTGACTTGTAAGCTTTCAAGATGCATCTGAAGTCATTCTTTGAAGGTTTTCTACTGAAGTGGAGCTTCTGGAGACAACCCCAAGACAAGAAATGTTTTGATGATCAGGCTTTCTGGGAGGTAATcagttttttttgcttttggagATTCTCCTTTTACCAAGTCCAGACAAATGATATACAAAACTTAAAATACATTCCATctgtcatccaagaggcttctttaaTTTTGACTGACTGGTGTGGACCTTCAGGTATTCAAATTTCTGTGAGGTCAATTATTACATTGAGCATCCTTCAAAAGGCTAAATGGATGACAGGTGAAATTTCTTCAGACCTTAAACAGAAATCTAGTTGCTTCTATTTAATCTTAAGAGCGTCAAGGCTAAGTTTTAGTCATGTTTTGTGCTACATCTTTACAAGATCAGTTCATTAATCaacgtaatttttttttgtagtttccCCATCTCGCAGTGCACAAATGAGAAAGCAGAGGCAACATTTGGCGGTGGAAATGCAAACAATGTATGCTGTTCTTTCCTGTCATTGTAAAGTTTCCTTTGTTATTGCATTAAAACATagttaagaaaaacaaacagcacattTACTGCTGAGTATGTTTCTGTTTAATGCTGCCATGGCTGTCAGTCACTGACTTCATGGTTTGAATATTGCACAAGCAGAAATGGTACATGTTGTATTCACATCCAATTCGCCAGTACACATACAACACAGTTCAGAGACCTTTGTGACCTCAGGTTAGGAGTGTGACTCAATTCATTATCAATATATCTGGGATGACTGAAGGTTCAGAGCTGACATTGTTATTTCAAAGAAACTACAAACCACTCCATGTGAGAACATTCAGTTAATGTGCACAGTATAAGTAAATACTATAGTAAATATTGCTCTATGTGATCATTGTACCATAATGATTTATATTATTTCCACTTCAGAGACAGTAATTAAAAGATGTTATAGCAGTAAGTATACCCAAGGGAAATATGGGCAGTTCAGAGAAGTAAAGTTCccaaaatacaaatttttaTACATAAGTTGTAAACCATTATAACAACatggttgtacagtctgagtGCAAACAGGCCCATTTACAGATGTGCCAAACATGGAAATGTTCAACTTTAAAGGAATCGATGAAAAATTGTGCTCATTTATGATTTACCCATAACACAGCAAACTATATAAATTAAAGGCATTACTTAGAAAGCTAAAAAGTTTACATATAAAATGAATAACAACTGAAGCATTGTCTCACACAACATAGAAAGGAGAGTGTATTAACAGTGAATGAGACGCAAAACATCCAATTACTGCCACAGATCTTCTGTGCGTCCAAACTTGAAGACCAAACCTctgaaagtgaaaaaacaaccaTTTCACTAAGATGCCGGTGAAGAAGTGTCAGCAGTCTGTTTAAACTTTAAAGTGAGACGTTTGTACACTTACccaaagaaaatgaatgcattttggAAAAAGATGGCAATACCAGGATACACAGCAGGCTTCTCTGCAAGACATGCACTTAACTGATTAGAAAATGAAGATTGCTAAACACTGCCACATGCCTCTCAATATCAAACCTCAAGACGTGATCACAATGTGCTATGAAGACAAAGAGGACTTACCAGGAACAACAAATCCTCCAAACAGAATCCACATGGAAGCAATGAGGGAGCCAAAGGCCAACATGAAGCCAAGGAAGAGCCACACTCGAGCGCCTGCAAACACAAATTAGAATAGGTGGACAGCTGAGTGACTCCACGTAGTCCTCACAGTTCTATGTTCTActgcagtggtccccaaccttttttgctcaacaaactggtttcatctaagacaatattctCATAGACCGGtattcatttgctcgataatcgttaatgacgtcaggacagctgtagtctaagaataaatcatccgcagtggatTTATGCAAAATGCAGACGTCAACAGACTAtgaacaaccttttttttaaataaacttattatcaacatctctgtgaacGAAATacttgtaagaaataattatattaaaaactcgattcaagtgacgcactgatgtggtttattttgaaatataacgACTTACATTCAGTGAATTAaacataggagaaatactgttcatttccaatagaaggttgaacaagtcaatcaagtaataataaatacaataatgaGAATCAGTGGCTGGGGACTGCTGATCttggggtaacgggagacaaggacacctgaagtgtgttccggatgTCCGATCTGCTCCGCAGTTTTGTTtcctttacggtcactgcagaaaatctcGATTTACAaagaggttggaaatggaagcagggttttcaatactttttgggtgatttccggataatctgccttgactttaatcaagaacactggcgcagttgtggccgcttaatttaggggtaacctgtcatgtgaccaagacctgtcaaggggacagacgcatgcatttgtctgtgtgtcattccacacacatgtcacttttcaaaataaaacacttttagactggtaatcaattaaaaaaacagtcaaacgTTCTGTGCTTCCCGGTACCTAATGTAACCGCAACCCAGTACCGGGTCACTGACCAACCACTGACATAGACAGATGTAACAGCGAttcgggtaatttttcaaaataaaacatctttcagattccaaaataaataaaacgaaCGTAATGTAAGTTATTTATTCTTCCTATGCAGcccagtaccaaatgacccacggaccagttccggtccgcggcccggggacCGCTGTTCTACTGCACATGTGTCAGAATGGCAATACAAAAACAGCCTGAGGGGAGACTGTAGTAAAAACATTactgattaaaatattaagagtATCTGCTAAAGACAAGAACattataaatggaaaaatgagaaaattttgtttgacagaAGATGTATTAAAATATAGAGCAGCAGTTCATTCCACACATCATACAGACCTGTCTGTCCAATGCAGCCCTCACTGTAGCTGTCTCCTCTCACCTGGCCATTTGAAACAGCATTTATCCTACAAGGGTCAAATATGACAGAAATACAAGCAAAAAACATAACACAAGCTGTTTAAGTTGCTAAGACTTATTTGTGCATAAACGGAATCAGTAAACCTGTTGCCTAGACGTGACcaaaaagtgtctgaacagactGAAACAATTTGAGTACTTTGACACATTCAATTAAATGTTcaaaatagtgtgtgtgtgagagagagagagagagagagagagagagagagagagagagagagagagagagagagagagagagagagagagagagagagagagagagagagagagagagtgtgtgt
The Antennarius striatus isolate MH-2024 chromosome 17, ASM4005453v1, whole genome shotgun sequence genome window above contains:
- the tmem50a gene encoding transmembrane protein 50A, translated to MSGFLDGIRCGDCDCNVDWGEKRNTIASIAAGVLFFTGWWIIIDAAVKYPDQDEFHHAYHTCGVIATVAFLMINAVSNGQVRGDSYSEGCIGQTGARVWLFLGFMLAFGSLIASMWILFGGFVVPEKPAVYPGIAIFFQNAFIFFGGLVFKFGRTEDLWQ